Below is a window of Methylosinus sp. PW1 DNA.
CGGCCGCTGCGCGGTGACGACCATCATGATGAAGCCGCTGATCACGAAGAAGAGATCGACGCCGGCGGCGCCGAAGGCGCGCGGCGTCGGCCAATAGAATTGCTCCGTATAGACGCCGGTGTGAATAAACACGACGAGAATCGCCGCTGCCGCCCGCAAATATTGGACAGCGCGGATTTCTTCGCTTCCGCTCGCGTTGCTGCCGGACATGCCGATCCTTTCGAGACAAATGGTTCGGGCGGCCGCCACGGCCGCGGAAATGATGTGCCAATCGGAGACGTTTCCGACGGCCTGCGCCATTGCTTGAAGGAAACATGCCAAGCCCGGCGAGCGGCGGCGTCTTCCAATGCGCGATCTGGACCGCGAGCCTTCAGGCTCGCTTCATTTGCGCTCGGCGCCATAGCGCATCAGCGGCTGGCTTGGGCGGCGGCGCTTTCGGCGGCGGCGCGCGCGGTCTCGGCCGTGAGCGGGCCGATGAGGATGAAGGCGAAGCCGGCGGCGCGCCATTCCACCGCGGCGAGGCCGGGCGCGGTCTTGGGCGGAGCCGAGGGACGCTCGCCGCCGGCGCGCTCGAAATAGAGCGCCGCCCGGGCGCCGGCGACGGATTGATAGATCAGCAGCCCCGCTGGCGAGATCACGCCCGGAACGAGTCTGCCGCCGACGAGCTCGAGGCCAACATCGGCGAGGTTCGGCAGTCGGCCGAAGCCGGCGCGCTCGCCGAGCCAGCTCGCGAGCTCGGCCTTTCGATCGGCGCCGATCTCCACCGGCCGCAAATCCTGCGCGAAGGTCAGATAGGCGAGCTGCGCATGGGCCACGAGGCCCGGCGGCTCGATCATGACCCGTTGCGGGGCGGAGGGCGGCGAGGCGGGACCGGTGAAGGCCAGCAGCGCCGCTCCCGCCACCACGGCGCCGGCGAGCAGCGTCAGCAGCGACATGACGATCGCCGGCCGGCGCGGCGGTCGGCGGCTGGTGTCCGAGCGGCGCATTGCGCGCAGCGAAGCGCCCTTGCTGGGGCTGAAGCGCGCCCAATTGACGCCGGAGCCGAAGCTGCGCGTGAGGCTCGTCACCGCGGCCGTCCGCAAGCCGGCGGGCAGAGGCTCCTTCACCGTCTGGGCGAAGGCCGCGCGCAGCGCCGCATTCTGCCGGCGCCAGCCCTCGACCAACGCCGCGTCCTCGGCGTGATCGTGCAGATGATTCTCTATGCGCCGGCGATTCTCGGCGTCGAGCTCGCCGTCGACGAAAGCATGCAGGTCGGATTCGTCGACATGCTCCCGGGGGCTCGTCATTTGCAGCCTGTTTATTTCACGACGCGCAGATGCGGGCCCGGCCGGCGGCCGGCGTCGGCTCCCGGCGAGGGGTGGCGGTCGAGCGCGGTCAGCGCCGAGCGCGCGCGCATCAGCCGCATCAGCGCCACCGGACGATCTGTGCGGGTGATGCGGGCGACCTCTTCATAAGTGAAGCCCTCGAGCGCCACGAGCAGAAGCGTCTCCCGCTCCTCGAAAGGAAGATCGGCGAGGCGATGCATGATCGCCGGCTGCCGCAGAGAGGGACGATGCGGCGCGGCGGAGCGCAGCCGACGTTGCGCGGCGAGGGTCAAGGATGCGTAGAGATCGACGCGAAGGTCGAGAACCGCGCCGGTCGCCTCGCGCCCGGCTTCGTCCGCCGTGGTCTGCAGCGCCGTGTGGACCAGCTCGTCGGCGAGATCATTGGCGGCGCCGGAAAGCAGCGCGCGTGCATAACGGCGCAGGCCCGGCGTGAGCCTTTCCAAGGTCTCGTCGAAATCCTCCGCCTGTCCCATCGCTCGGCCCGTCTCGCGCGGTCCTGACGCCTCGCCCGCGCGGCGCTGGTTCGGTTTCTTTCCCCACGGATATTATGCCAGTCCGGCGCGATTGACTATCTCCGCGCCCTGAGATTTATCTGTTTTTGTATGTCGGGCCGCGAGCGACGCCTCATCGGGGCGTCTTCCCGCGGGCGCCCCGCCTCACGTCCCGAGCCCGCGCGCCCATGCGCGCGCTGAACGTCCGATGTGCGCGCCTCGAGCGCGCATGTTGCGCGTAGCCCTCCAACGGCGTTGCCGACAGGCGGCGGAACCCCGCCTCTCGATCGCAGATTTATGGACCATTGCTCCCATGTCGCAACCGGAACCGACGTCGAACGGCAATATTTTCAGCGGCGTTCTCGCTGGCAAGCGGGGCCTCGTGCTCGGCGTCGCCAATAATAAATCCATCGCCTGGGGCATAGCCAAGGCCGCGGCCGACGCTGGCGCGCAGCTCGCCCTCACCTTCCAGGTCGAGGCGCTGGAGAAGCGCGTGCGCCCGCTCGCCGCCGAGATCGGCGCGACCGTCGTCGGCCGCTGCGACGTCTCCGAGCCGGAGACGATCGACGCCGTCTTCGCCGAGGTCGAGAAGCTGTGGGGCAAGATCGATTTCGTCGTCCATTGTCTCGCCTTCTCGGACAAGGACCAGCTCGACGGCCGCTATGTCGACACGACGGCGGAGAATTTCACGCAGTCGCTGCTGATCTCCTGCTTCTCCTTCACGGCCGTCGCGCAGCGCGCCGAGAAGCTGATGAAGGACGGCGGCTCGCTGCTCACCCTCACCTATTACGGCGCCGAGAAATGGATGCCGCATTACAATGTGATGGGCGTCGCCAAGGCCGCGCTCGAGGCCTCGGTGCGCTATCTCGCCGCTGATCTCGGCGAGAAGAACATTCGCGTCAACGCGATTTCCGCCGGGCCGATCAAGACTTTGGCGGCCTCGGGCATCGGCGACTTTCGCTATATTCTGCGCTGGAACGAATATAACGCGCCGCTGCGCCGCGTGGTGACGATCGAGGAAGTGGGCGAGACGGCGGTCTATCTGCTCTCGCCCATGGCGCGCGGCGTCACCGGCGAGGTGCTGCATGTGGACGCCGGCTACCATGTGGTGGGCATGATGAATCCGGGCGCGGCGCCGAAAATGGCCTCGCTGCTGGCGCTGCTGCCGCAGCATACGACAGAGGCGAAATAGTCTTTATTCGGAGACGGCCGTCATTCCCGACACGCGCGAAATCGCGCGATCGGGAATGCGCGGGCTATGAGCGAATGCCCCGAGCCGCGCCGCTTGATAGCGTATCTCATTTGAGATACGCTATTCGACGGATAGGGGCACGCGCATACACGCGCATAGGGGTAAGCACATGGCTGCACGCACTTCCATGCTTCATGTCCGAGTGGACGATGAAACCAAGGCGCAAGCGACGGCTGCGCTCAACGCCATGGGCTTGTCCGTCTCAGACGCGGTGCGGCTGTTCTTGCATCGAGTCGTAGCGGAACAAGCCTTCCCGCTGGAACTCAAGGCGCCGAACGCCGAAACGCGTTCAGCCATGGCGGAGGCCGAAGAAATCGCCCGGACTCGCCGCGGCCGCTTCGCAACTGCCGGCGAACTGTTTGCCGACCTTGAAAAAGCCCGCGGCGAGTAAGAGAGCGCGACCGCCTCGTGCGGCAGATTACGCAAAGTCGTTCCTGAAAGACTGGGAGCGACTGTCGCGCTCCGGTCGCTTCGACATGAGCCGGCTCAAAGAGGTCATGTTGCTGCTCATCGCCAACAGCGCCCCACTCGGAGCGGAGTGGCGCGACCATCCGTTGAAAGGCGAGTGGAAGGGCTACCGAGAATGCCATATCGGTGGCGATTTCCTGCTGGCCTATAAGATAGACGACCGCGACGAGGCGGGCCTCATCGTCTTCATTCGCGCCGGCGCTCACGCCGATCTTTTCGACGAGTAGCCGGCGCGTCCATCGATGCTTCATAACGCGGCCGATGCTTCATAACGCGGCGTCGCAAACGCTCACTATGCATGCTCGGACCGCGAGCCTTCAGGCTCGCATTCCCGCCCTCAGCGGAATTTCACGGTGAGATCGGTGCCGACGGCGCCGGTTTCCGAGCTAGGGCCTTGATCGGAGATGATGATCGAGCCGCCGAGCCATAGGCGATCGGCGATCTGCTGGCGCACATCGTCCGAGAGTTCGAGACGGTCCAGCGCGTCGGCGGCGCTGGAGGCCGCGCCCAGCGGGGCGGCGCTGCGCTCCTCCACCAATCCCTTCTTCTTATGCGCGGCGCGCGCTTCGGCGATGCGCGGCGGCATGGACAGAACCGACCATTTCAGCGCGCCATTCTCGCCGCTCGCCGTTGCGATATAGAGATGCGAGCCCAGCGGGCGTTCCGGCTCGCGGATCGTCGCCGGCGCGTCGAAGATCGGCGTCAGCCCCTGGCGCACATAGATGCGCTGATTCTTCTTGCTCACCAGAATGGAGATCGGCGCGGCGCGCAATTGCGCGTCCTTCTCCGCCTTGGCGGCGGCGGCGGAGGCTTCCGCCGCCTCGCGGGAGCGGCGGCCCGCCTCCACGACTTCTGCGTCGCTGGCGTTATAGGCGGTCTTGGCGGCCTCGAGCCGGGCCTTGGCCTCGGCGAGGGCGGCGTCCGCTTTGGCCTTGGCGGCCTCGGCCGGGCTCGCGCCGTCATTGGTGGGAAGGTCCGGCTTGGCGGTCGCCACATCCTGGCGCTTGGCGGCGGCGGCGTCGGCGGCCTTGGCCGCGGCTTCCGCCTTGGCGCGTGCGCTCGCCTCGGCGGCTTCGGCCGATCGCAGCTCGACGGAGGCGCGGGCGGCCTGCTGCCGCTTGGCGTTGAGAGCGACCGAGGCTTCCGTCGCCGCCTTGGAGGCGGCCGCGGCGTCGGCCGTGGCTTTCGTCTTCAGCTGCTCGGCGTAGCGACGCGGATTGAGCAGCGGCGCCGCGCCGCCATCGGCGAAGCCGTCGCGCAGGCCGGCGTCGGCGAGCGTCGCGGCCGAGGCTTCCGTCGGCGAGCGCATCTTGGGCGTGGGCAAAGCGGGATGCGAGATTTCGCTCGGCGACAGATCATAGGGCGCGATGACGACGCGCTCGCCGATGCGGGTCATGCCCCACAGCTTCTGTGCGAAGGAGTCCGGCAGGCGGATGCAGCCGTGCGAGGCGGGATGGCCGGTCACATGGCCCGTATGCATGGCGACGCCGGACCAGGTGATGCGCTGCATGTAGGGCATGGGCGCGCCGGAATAGAGATTGGAGCGGTGGAAGCGCTCGCGGCCGAGAATGGTGAACATGCCTTCCGGCGTCGGATGGCCGGGCACGCCGGTGGAGATGACCGAGCGATCCACGAGGCCATTGTGATTGTAGATGGAGATATGCTGGCCGCCGAGCGACACGACCGCGAACAGCGGTCGCGCGAGGCTCGCATTTTCGGCCGGCTTGGCCTCGGAGGAGCTTCCGCGCTTGCCGCGCTTGCGCGGCGCCTTGGGCGCCTCGCCCACGGGAGAATCGGCGGAATAGCCGAGCGCGGATGCGGGCCGCGCCTCGAGGGCGAGAACCGAGGCGGCGACGCTCGCGGCGCAGGCCGCGGAAAAGGCGCGAAGGCAGACCCTGCGGCTGCGGGCTACAGCAGCGACTTCCGACATGACGCGAAAACTCCTGACACACACGAACACATTGCTCGAGCACATAACGCTCTGGGCCGAACTGGACAGAGCCTCGCCCTCGCCTGCATTGCTCTTATTGGTTAATGTCGCCTTGAAATCTATGCGCCGGCGCACGTCGGGAAGAATTGCGGGGAATTTTTCCATTCGCCGCCATAATGCCTCGAGGCCGTTCTCCGCTTTTCGCTCGCCGCGCCCGTCCCCGCGCCCCCGGCCGGCCTATTTCTCCCGCATAGAATCGTTTCGGAGAGGAAGATGGCTGCGATGTCTTTTCGTCGGGCGTTGGGGCGGCTCGCGCTCGCGCCGCTCGCTCTGGCCCTCGCGCTCGCGCCGGCCGGGGCCTGCACGAGCTTTCTGCTGAAGGCGGCCGATGGCGCGCGCGTCTACGGCCGCACGCTGGAGTTCGGCTTTCCGCTCGAATCGGAGGCGATCGTCATTCCGCGCAATCACGCCGCGCGGGCGACGGGGCCGGACGGCAAGCCCGGCTGGGGCTGGAAATCCCGCTATGCGATCGCCGGGCTCAACGCCTTCGGCCTGCCGGTCGTCGTCGACGGCATGAATGAAAAAGGCCTCGCCGGCGGCATTCTCTATTTTCCGGGCTTCGCCGGCTACGCCGATCCCAAGACCGCCGACGCCGGCCATGCGCTGGCCCCTTGGGACTTTCTCACCTGGGCGCTGGGCAATTTCGCCAGCGTCGAGGAGCTGCGCGCGGCGCTGGACACGATCGCCATCGTCGATATCGTGCAGCCGAACCTCGGAATCGTTCCGCCCTTTCATTACACGCTGCATGACGCCAACGGCGCCTCGCTGGTCGTCGAGCCCATCGGCGGGCGGCTGAAAATCTATGAGAATCCGCTCGGCGTCGTCACCAACGCGCCCTCCTTCGACTGGCACCTCACCAATCTGCGCAATTATGTGAAGCTCTCGCCGGTGGACGCGCCGCCGCTGAAGATCGCCGGGGAGAGCTTCGCGCCGCTGGGCGCCGGCTCCGGCCTCCTCGGCATTCCGGGCGACCCCACCCCGCCGTCGCGATTCGTGCGCGCCGTCGGCATGACCCTCTCCGCCGAGCCGCAGAAGGACGCCGCCGGCGCGGTGCGCCTCGCCGAGCACATTCTCAATAATTTCGACATTCCGCTGGGGCTGGTGCGCGTCACGCCGCAGGACACCTCGCGCTTCGAGTTCACGCAATGGTCGTCGATCGCCGATCTCTCCGGCCGCGTCTATTATGTGAAGAGCTATGACAATCAGACCCTGCGCAGCATAGATCTCACCAAGTCGGAGCTCGAGGGCCGCAGCGTGCGGGCGGCCCCTCTGCGGCCCTCCTCCCGGATCGCGCCTGTCGAATTTCCAAAACATTAGGCGAAGCGCCTTGTCATGGGGGAGGGTTTTTGTTAGACGGGCCGCCTGCCGGCGCTTTGGTTTCGATCAGCGCCCCGGCGCGGTCGTGGCGGAATTGGTAGACGCGCTAGCTTGAGGTGCTAGTTGGGCAACCAGTGGAGGTTCGAGTCCTCTCGACCGCACCAAGCCTCTCTTCGTCGAGGCTGCTGACAGATCGGCTTTCGTCGCGGCCCGGCGTCGGGCGCCCGCAAAGCCCTCCCCCGATCCGAAGACCGCCGATCGCCTCGCGCGAGCCGTCGCCCGAAGAGGGTAGAATCGCCGGCTGGCAAAGATTCGGATAATTCCTGTCTCTCGCTCGCTGCTAAGATAGAGTCTCGGGGCGCCGGCGTCGAAAGCGCGCGCGGGCGCTCGAGCGGGCATGGAAACAAAAAATGTCGGGTCGCGAATTCGGTTTGGACAGATTGCTGAAGATATTCGAGCGCAAGGAGCGGACCTTCGACCGCTATGTCGACGCGCTCCCCACCCATCAGAACGCCATCGACGCCATTCCCGGCTGGAGCACCGCATTCCCCGAGGCCTTCGGGGTGACGGCCGGCATTGTCCCGACCTATTACGATCAGCGGATTTTCTGGGCCGTCGAATGTTTCGGGTCGCTGGAGGGCCGCGAGGTTCTGGAGCTCGGCCCGCTCGAGGCCGGCCACACCTATATGCTGGAGAACGCCGGCGCGGTGGTGGAT
It encodes the following:
- a CDS encoding anti-sigma factor yields the protein MTSPREHVDESDLHAFVDGELDAENRRRIENHLHDHAEDAALVEGWRRQNAALRAAFAQTVKEPLPAGLRTAAVTSLTRSFGSGVNWARFSPSKGASLRAMRRSDTSRRPPRRPAIVMSLLTLLAGAVVAGAALLAFTGPASPPSAPQRVMIEPPGLVAHAQLAYLTFAQDLRPVEIGADRKAELASWLGERAGFGRLPNLADVGLELVGGRLVPGVISPAGLLIYQSVAGARAALYFERAGGERPSAPPKTAPGLAAVEWRAAGFAFILIGPLTAETARAAAESAAAQASR
- the fabI gene encoding enoyl-ACP reductase FabI yields the protein MSQPEPTSNGNIFSGVLAGKRGLVLGVANNKSIAWGIAKAAADAGAQLALTFQVEALEKRVRPLAAEIGATVVGRCDVSEPETIDAVFAEVEKLWGKIDFVVHCLAFSDKDQLDGRYVDTTAENFTQSLLISCFSFTAVAQRAEKLMKDGGSLLTLTYYGAEKWMPHYNVMGVAKAALEASVRYLAADLGEKNIRVNAISAGPIKTLAASGIGDFRYILRWNEYNAPLRRVVTIEEVGETAVYLLSPMARGVTGEVLHVDAGYHVVGMMNPGAAPKMASLLALLPQHTTEAK
- a CDS encoding type II toxin-antitoxin system RelB/DinJ family antitoxin, which gives rise to MAARTSMLHVRVDDETKAQATAALNAMGLSVSDAVRLFLHRVVAEQAFPLELKAPNAETRSAMAEAEEIARTRRGRFATAGELFADLEKARGE
- a CDS encoding choloylglycine hydrolase family protein — its product is MAAMSFRRALGRLALAPLALALALAPAGACTSFLLKAADGARVYGRTLEFGFPLESEAIVIPRNHAARATGPDGKPGWGWKSRYAIAGLNAFGLPVVVDGMNEKGLAGGILYFPGFAGYADPKTADAGHALAPWDFLTWALGNFASVEELRAALDTIAIVDIVQPNLGIVPPFHYTLHDANGASLVVEPIGGRLKIYENPLGVVTNAPSFDWHLTNLRNYVKLSPVDAPPLKIAGESFAPLGAGSGLLGIPGDPTPPSRFVRAVGMTLSAEPQKDAAGAVRLAEHILNNFDIPLGLVRVTPQDTSRFEFTQWSSIADLSGRVYYVKSYDNQTLRSIDLTKSELEGRSVRAAPLRPSSRIAPVEFPKH
- a CDS encoding type II toxin-antitoxin system YafQ family toxin; amino-acid sequence: MKKPAASKRARPPRAADYAKSFLKDWERLSRSGRFDMSRLKEVMLLLIANSAPLGAEWRDHPLKGEWKGYRECHIGGDFLLAYKIDDRDEAGLIVFIRAGAHADLFDE
- a CDS encoding sigma factor-like helix-turn-helix DNA-binding protein, with amino-acid sequence MGQAEDFDETLERLTPGLRRYARALLSGAANDLADELVHTALQTTADEAGREATGAVLDLRVDLYASLTLAAQRRLRSAAPHRPSLRQPAIMHRLADLPFEERETLLLVALEGFTYEEVARITRTDRPVALMRLMRARSALTALDRHPSPGADAGRRPGPHLRVVK
- a CDS encoding L,D-transpeptidase family protein; this encodes MSEVAAVARSRRVCLRAFSAACAASVAASVLALEARPASALGYSADSPVGEAPKAPRKRGKRGSSSEAKPAENASLARPLFAVVSLGGQHISIYNHNGLVDRSVISTGVPGHPTPEGMFTILGRERFHRSNLYSGAPMPYMQRITWSGVAMHTGHVTGHPASHGCIRLPDSFAQKLWGMTRIGERVVIAPYDLSPSEISHPALPTPKMRSPTEASAATLADAGLRDGFADGGAAPLLNPRRYAEQLKTKATADAAAASKAATEASVALNAKRQQAARASVELRSAEAAEASARAKAEAAAKAADAAAAKRQDVATAKPDLPTNDGASPAEAAKAKADAALAEAKARLEAAKTAYNASDAEVVEAGRRSREAAEASAAAAKAEKDAQLRAAPISILVSKKNQRIYVRQGLTPIFDAPATIREPERPLGSHLYIATASGENGALKWSVLSMPPRIAEARAAHKKKGLVEERSAAPLGAASSAADALDRLELSDDVRQQIADRLWLGGSIIISDQGPSSETGAVGTDLTVKFR